From the Amycolatopsis thermoflava N1165 genome, one window contains:
- a CDS encoding TetR/AcrR family transcriptional regulator, with product MADVHVDKRVQRGLRSRRAILDRAMDIASVEGLESLSVRRLATELDVSKSGVFAQFGSKEELQLATVRAAVEVFVGKVVKPARKAPAGLRRVWALAESWLAYVRQPVFAGGCFFVATAAEFDARPGRVRDAIAAGRRDWQSLYRTTIAEAQELGEIDPDVDPAQLAFELDALTRAAAEDALLHDDPSRYDYARTAVRARLAAVATPDAPALPAD from the coding sequence GTGGCTGACGTGCATGTGGACAAGCGGGTGCAGCGCGGGTTGCGCTCGCGGCGGGCGATCCTGGACCGGGCGATGGACATCGCGTCCGTGGAGGGGCTGGAGAGCCTGTCCGTGCGGCGGCTGGCCACCGAGCTGGACGTGAGCAAGAGCGGGGTGTTCGCGCAGTTCGGCTCGAAGGAGGAGCTGCAGCTGGCGACCGTGCGCGCGGCCGTCGAGGTGTTCGTCGGCAAGGTCGTGAAGCCCGCGCGGAAGGCCCCGGCTGGGCTGCGGCGGGTGTGGGCGCTGGCCGAGTCGTGGCTGGCGTACGTGCGGCAGCCGGTGTTCGCGGGCGGGTGTTTCTTCGTCGCGACCGCGGCCGAGTTCGACGCCCGTCCCGGCCGCGTGCGTGACGCGATAGCCGCCGGACGGCGGGACTGGCAGTCGCTGTACCGCACGACGATCGCCGAGGCGCAGGAGCTGGGCGAGATCGACCCGGACGTGGACCCGGCGCAGCTGGCCTTCGAGCTGGACGCGCTCACCAGGGCCGCCGCCGAGGACGCCCTGCTGCACGACGACCCGTCCCGCTACGACTACGCCCGCACGGCGGTCCGCGCGCGGCTGGCGGCGGTGGCGACGCCGGACGCGCCCGCCTTGCCTGCGGACTGA